TAATGAAGAACCACACCGGATCGGTGAACGTCTTGGCCACGATCGTCCCCCAGGTTTGCGGCAGTCTCAGCAGGTCGAGCCAGCGCATTGGCGCGGTGCTTGCGGGCTGGGCCTGCAGTTCGGATTTTTCCGCGAGAATCATCTCCCGTTCCGCCGGGCTGACGTGGGGATGCGCTTCCGGCGGATAGTAGAGCCGCCGCCAGACCATGAGCCAGAGAAATCCGAGCATACCCGGGATCATGAACGCGGGCCGCCATCCCCATCTGAAGTAGATGGGCAGGACGAGGAAAGGGGCGATGGCGCCACCGATCGAGGAACCACTGTCGAACAGTGCCGTAGCCAGTCCACGCTCCCGCATCGGAAACCACTCCGCTACCGCCTTAATCGCACCCGGCCAGTTCGCCGATTCCCCCGCGCCCAGCAGAAACCGGAATCCCATGAAGCTTCCTAACCCGCGCGCCAGAGACGTGGTGATCGACACAATCGAGTACCCGGCGACCGTGAGACTCAGGCCGCGCCGTGTGCCGATGCGATCCATCACCCTGCCAAACACGGTTTGCCCGGCTGAGTATGCGATTCGAAAGGCAATCACCAGATTGGCATAATCGCTGTTGCTCCAGCGGTACTGCGATTTCAAGTAGGGGGCAAGCAGGGACAGTGTTTGTCGGTCGATGTAGTTGATCACCGTCGACGCAAACAATAGTCCGCCAATCCACCATCGCAAAGCAGGAATAATGGTAGGAGACGACTTATGCGCGGTGCTTCCAGCATTTGCTCTTGGCAAGGCAGCCAGCTCGGGCTTAGCGGGTTTCTTGAACAACTTCGCTCACGGGAATTGCGGTGGTCCTCGCACTAACTGACCATCACTTGCGACTGGTTGAGCTGGTTCCGCAAAGCCGGACTTAGCAACGATGCGGAATTCTTATCCAGATACAGCGTTGCGTTTCGGTGCGTACGGAGGATGGACGCGGGTGCCATCGGGCTGATTTCGCCTTCGAAACACGCCCTCACCGCCTGTGCCTTACGAGCATCGGGCACAACCGCGAGGATTTCCTTGCTCTTCAGTATCTGCTGCACGGACATTGAAATCGCCTGCCTGGGCACGACCGAGACATCAGCGAACCAGGCCTCGCCAACCTGCTGTCGCCGGCACGCCTCATCGAGGTTCACGATAAGGTACGGTTCCTCCGTGCTGAAGTTTGCCGGAGGGTCGTTGAAAGCGATATGTCCATTCTCGCCAACCCCAAGAAAGGCCACGTCGACGGGTGCGGAGGCCAACTCCCGGCCAACCCGCATTAAAACCTCAGCCGGATCGGCAGCGTCCCCGTCCAGCAAGTGATATTTCTTGATTCCCGCCTTCCGCACCAATTGCTCCAGCAGCATCTTCCGAAAGCTACCCGGATGAGTGATCGGCAA
Above is a window of Terriglobales bacterium DNA encoding:
- a CDS encoding MFS transporter; the encoded protein is MFKKPAKPELAALPRANAGSTAHKSSPTIIPALRWWIGGLLFASTVINYIDRQTLSLLAPYLKSQYRWSNSDYANLVIAFRIAYSAGQTVFGRVMDRIGTRRGLSLTVAGYSIVSITTSLARGLGSFMGFRFLLGAGESANWPGAIKAVAEWFPMRERGLATALFDSGSSIGGAIAPFLVLPIYFRWGWRPAFMIPGMLGFLWLMVWRRLYYPPEAHPHVSPAEREMILAEKSELQAQPASTAPMRWLDLLRLPQTWGTIVAKTFTDPVWFFITDWFPIYLVGKGIELRNGLIAVWIPFIAADLGNFFGGGMSGFLIKRGWPLGVARKALVVFGGIGVTLLIPTILSTNLRLITLLFAMATFSYASFSTIANVLPSDLYHGDSVASVSGLSGTGAGVGTIVAFKLIGYFSDMRQATATHVFDPIVVAAGLLPFLGMILVLLLVRNTQATEAGRVRRL
- a CDS encoding 6-phosphogluconolactonase encodes the protein LPITHPGSFRKMLLEQLVRKAGIKKYHLLDGDAADPAEVLMRVGRELASAPVDVAFLGVGENGHIAFNDPPANFSTEEPYLIVNLDEACRRQQVGEAWFADVSVVPRQAISMSVQQILKSKEILAVVPDARKAQAVRACFEGEISPMAPASILRTHRNATLYLDKNSASLLSPALRNQLNQSQVMVS